The Podarcis raffonei isolate rPodRaf1 chromosome 18, rPodRaf1.pri, whole genome shotgun sequence genome includes the window CCCTTCCTCATTCCTGCTCCCCAGGTGAACTCGGatacagccatccttcgaaagttgcacttctcaaacattttgcaacaaATTTGCAAATTTTGTTAAGGGGAAGGAAAAAGTTGCATGCTTTGGTATCGTTTACCGTGAAACGTGTGTTTGGGAGACAAGAGCGTTCAAAAATGAGCAACGTTAGGGAAAATTGATTTGGGAAAAGGGTGCAGACAAACAtgttactgtacttttccgtataagactaggttttttttactctaaaataattttaaaaaacaggggtcatcttatacatggggggccatcttcccccattttcataaatttgagtccccaaaaatatatACACGGAAAAACATGGTAATTTGGAGGAATCGGcagtaaaatgttgatgaatttttggAAGGGCTGTTCGTGGTTAATTTTTTAagcctgggaaaatgagaaacagtaaTGGAGCGCCCCCCTCAATCCCTAAATGTTTATGGCCCCTTCACGGGGAAAAATCCCTGGCTGGTTTCATCTTGAGTCTCCAGCACCATCTCGGCCGAAAGTTTCCCCCTGCGCTGTTCTTTTGCCTCTTCCCCTGTCCCAGCCTGGAGGGGCCCCTGCAAAACCCCAGCAGGCTTTTGAACACGTGCAAAGTGGACCTTTGTGTCTGTCTCAGACAGGACTTCATGGAGCTGACTGGACACAAAGACCTGTGTCTGAGTTTCTGAGTTCCAGACGGTGTGATCTGCATTTTAATAGACACAAAAATCAATTAAACAATCTTTGTAAATCCTCCCCCGGCTTTCGGAGGGGGGGAGCACGCTAAGCAGGTCCCTGCTTTAATAAGACTTGGGCGTCCTGCATCCGAAAGCTTTTGAAGGAAAAAAGAAcggaggggtggggggggagaaagacCCCCCCCCACAATTCCTTTTCTCCTGTTTAAGGGATTTATTTTTTGTCTTCCCCTCCAGGGTTGAATGTGtgtctgtcaccccccccccaacccagcctAGAACTGTCCCAACTTGAAAGTGCTCAATGGATCTTGGGGAGATCCACAAAGCCCCCCTGTCCCGCCTTGACAGTATtataattatgattattttatataatatttctattgcatttccattttttaatattaaaacacaTTCTTATTGTTCACCCTACTTTTTGCTCATATGAGCTTATCGACTTCCCGCCTCCTGGCTTTCCAAACTCATCTTTATATCATAGCAATTGCACACcctccattttccattttttccatttctgctgCTCTCAGTTTTAAATAAGTGTAAAAAAGCATCAATCTTGAACATTGCAAGACTTCTTACAACCCTGCCAGCGCTGATGGAATTATTAGAAAGCGCCCGCTCCTCCAGGCTCTTTTACCCCATTGAAGGTGGATTTTTGCATCTTTGCAGAGCGAAGGCGCACAGCTTGCTGTTTGCCAAATTCACAAAGGCTTTCACTTTCCCAAGCCAAATCTGCTCTTTTTTGCAGGGACACGCTTTTTGGCAAGCGGgccgtttctttttcttttatttaaaaagttggCCTGTGGTCCAGCAGGTTGCCGGGGGCCCAGGTGTGTCCTGCGGACTGTGAAGATGAGGGGGGGGTCCTGCTCCCCCCATTTTCCAAATCCCTCCGAGGAGGGAGGTCAGAGCAGCGAGTCTCCCCATCCCTCCTAGACAATCACTGTCAGGACGTCTAGACAGACCAGATAAGGATATTAGATTCGCACAAAGCGGCCCATTGTGGAGAGGTCAGGGAATCGGTCACACACGTGGTTTCCCCCTTTCTGCATTTGTCAGGTACGCCCAAGGCAGCGGGGAAGAATGTTTGGTGGCGGGGAATgtggtctctttctctctccccccttttaatAATCCACGcgtggttttaaaaaataaaatacaagtgtTGTTCCTTCCAGATTTTGcaggaacaaaaacagcaacccaaaccCAGTATATCTTTCGGCAAGGAGTCAGTAAAGTACACGGGAGAGGAAGCCAAGTGTTCAAACCtccaggagagagacagagaaagggcTAAAGGGGGTTGTGGGTTCTTGCTTGAACTCTAAGCACCCCAGATATGCTGGTGTTTAAAAAGGAGACCCCCCCCTCAAATATCCAACTTACTTAATTTCACGAAATTCATATCCCGCTTGTAAAACGCACACCAAAGCGCTTTATGAAAATGCTGAAACGATATAATTATCCCTTGGTAAAGCTTTCCAAAAAAGTTAACGGAGGCTAGGAACAGATCAAACGTCCCACCAGCTTTCTGAGCATCTGGAAGACTTGTCTAAACAGAAATCTGTTCCATAATCCTGTCCTCACCGTGGCCGACCAGAATCTCACACAGGAAGTTTGCAAGCAGGGTTTTGCAGAAGAGCACGTCCCTCTCCCGTGGTTCCCAGCACCTGGGATTCAGCAGCCTTGCTTCCTCCATGGGAGCGTTGGGGCCCCTCCTCCTCCATGGACTGGGCTAGTCCTCTCTCAGAGCAAATAGCTTGGCGGCTGGctgcctcctgcagcagggagttccatagtttaactgctgCGCAAATAAGTCCGttgtcttttgttgttgctgtttagtcctttagtcacgTCCGACTTGCCTGCCCTGAATTTTCTGGTGTTCAGCTTCAAGTTCCATCCTCCAAGTGTGTTTGGGAGAGGACTGTTGACCTTCAGGCAGGGGAGGGCGTTCTTGAGGtggccccctccccaattcatcTCTCCATCTGGCACTTGGGACCCTCCTTAAGCTGTGCCCCTTCTTCCTGATAGCGAGTCCTTGGCAAACAAGCCCTGTCCCTCGTTTGAGTTTTTCTCTCTGCTTAAAAAtgtcctccccgcccccctgccccccgcacGTTGTTCTCCTTTCCAGGAGCTGGAGAAGCTGGGCCTCGGAGACGACGTCGACCTCCACGTCTGCGAAATCCCGGTGGAATACCAGGCTGTGGAGCGGCTCATCCCTGCCTTGTGGAAGAAGCACAGCCCgcaagtgagtgagtgaatggccgggggggggggggacgacacagCAGCTGGGTGCCCACAggatcatcatttattatttataccccacgtcactctgggcggcttccaacaagagattaaaaatacattaaaacattaaaaacttccctaaacagggaatctgccttcagatgtcttctaaatgtcaggtagttgtttatctccctgacatctgaagggagggcgttcacagggtgggagccactaccgagaaggccctctgcctggttccctgtagcattgcttctcgcagggagggaaccgccagaaggccctcaggagatggacccaggtgtccgggtATACTGGgcggaggccatttagggctttcaaagtcagcaccaacactttgaattgtgccaatgtaggtctttcaggaccggtgttatatggtctccactcccagtccccagtctggctgccacattttggattagttgcagtttccgggtcaccttcaaagggagccccacggagagcgcatggcagtagtccaagcgggagtcAGACTATTGTgcacacactggctggcagcagtgacTCTCCTGGGGTCCTGACAGGACATCTCTCCAAACCCTTCCGGAAGGTGTTGGAACCATTTCCCGTTTTCATGAAGTGTCCTGGATGCGTTAGccgagattccagcattgcagggggttgctgGGCTCTGCAATTCCGTAATTCATAACGCAGCACCCATTTAAATAAGAATAGAGGACGCTGTCTACTTGAGCAGGGTCCATCTCACTCAGACCTGGCAGCAGTTCtctttcataatacaataaggtaaaagaaactaaataaaaacccaaagagagaaagagagagagggaaaacacCAAAGGGAAGGAAAaccaaaaatagaaaataaaaaggacatccAGTTTTCTGCCTGTCAGTTACCTAAAAGAAAGCATTTGCTCTATGAAAGCCACCCCCTTTTCCTGGCATCGGTTCTCCAGGGGTTTCCAGATGtggcgggggagggagggatattcCAAGCCCGACCTGGAGAGACGGGCGATTGGCACAACGCAGCTCCTCTTCCCTTGCAGCTGGTGGTGCACGTGGGCCTGTCGGGCATGGCCACCACGGTGACGCTGGAAAAGTGCGGCCACAACATCGGCTACCGCGGCCTGGACAACTGCCGCTTCTGCCCGGGCTCCCAGTGCTGCATCGAGGGGGGCCCCGAGTGCATCGACTCCGTCATCGACATGGACGCCGTCTGCAAGAGGGTCTCCACCCTGGGGCTGGACGTCGCCGTGACGATATCGAAGGATGCCGGCAGGTAGGCGGGGCAGAATCCCCGGCTGGCGACAGAAGGAAGCCCCCCTGGCTCAGTGGTAAGGCTgagccccaaaccctggagagccgctgccccCCAGTGCAGGCGGTACAGAACTAGGTGGAGGGAAGGGTCTGGTCCTTTCGAAAGCAGGTCTCTCTGTTCCTCTGTTgcggcagggagttccgcagttgaaCAGGACAATTAAAATCAGTTAAGCAAAGGCTAAAGCACCTcaggacctcagtgtcttctggaccgcctctccccatgcGAACCGATGCTGACCCTGCGCTTGTCatccagggacgcaggtggcgctggggtctcaaccactgagcctcttgggcttgctgactggaaggtcggcagttcaaatccccgcgatggggtgagctcccgttgctcggtccctgctcctgccaacctaccagttcaaaagcatgccagtgcaagtaaataaataggtaccgctgcggtgggaaggtaaatggcgtttccgtgcactctggtttccatcacagtgtcccgttgcgccagaagcggtttagtcctgctggccccatgacctggaaagctgtctgtggacaaaggccggctccctcggcctgaaagcgagacgagtgctgcaaccccatagtcgcctttgactggacttaactgcccaggggtcctttaccccttACCCATGCCCCCACTtcctgagaggtccagagggcagcaacacgagaacagggtcttttctgcggtggctccccgtctgtgggatgctctccccagagaggctccccTGGTTGCCATCATTGCATGTCCTTAGGCAAAACCAGTCCTCTTTACCCATGAAATAATCTCTTGCCTattaaagctggggggggggctgttactaggattattttattatgctttttgttgtgtttttactgcTATGAATTCTTAATGTTGCACCCGCCCTTGGATCTCTGAATAGAGGGCAGTACAGTCGccccttggtactcaaacactgcaaacctggaaggaagtgttccagtttgtgaactttttttggaagccgaacgtgctccgctttgagtgccacacttccgttttgagagTGCAGTACATTGttcactgctttcattttatggatcgatgATCTtgctagatagtaaaattcatgttaattggctgttttagggcttgtttttaaaagtctggaacgggttaatccgttttgcatgacttcctatgggaaagtgcgccttggttttggaacggacttctgggacGGATTAAGGGACCGCTGTCAATCAAATTAACGCTAGCGAAGCGAGAAAGCCGTCTCTGCAGAGAGCCAAGTTCTGCCGTTTAGCTCCAGGTTCTAATCCCCGGCTTCTCTTCCTTGCAGGTACCTCTGCGACTTCACCTACTACACCTCGCTGTACCACAGCCACGGCCGCTCGGCCTTCGTCCACGTTCCCCCGCTGGGGAGGCCCTACAGCGCCGAGCAGCTGGGGCGAGCCCTGCAGGCCATCATCGCGGCGATGCTCAGCGACTTGAAACACTTAGACAGCAACATCAATTGCCACAACGAGCACTGAGGCACGAGCCCCGCGTCCCGCCTGCTCCCTCGCTGTTGCACTTCTGGAAAAGAAACTTTTCTCACAGTaccttgggggcggggggggcgggttTTCCTTCCTGATTTTGAGACGCAGGGCCCTCTCTGTGTCCGGTGATCAACGATAACTCCCCAAGAAACGATTTTGCACCCTCTTTCAATTCTCCAGGTCCCCCCTTTCCAGACACAACTGGAGCAGTTTTTATTTTTGGATTGCCGCCGAGGAGTCAAggcgttgtttttttttattgtgtgtCTAGGATTTCGGAAGGGGCGGGGGGCTTAAGCCTCCTGCAATATCCAAGAATCCAAGCCCCAATTTGTATGAAAATTTTTGCCTCCTGTCTCGACTTGGGTTTTTCAAAAAGGGTGCATACAAAAACGTTGTAGCTTAAAGCAGAGGGTAGCGGAACGTACTCCTGCCCGGGGGAATTTTCTAACCCCTCGTCCAGGGGGTCAGAGCTTTCCACTCTGCCAGCCCCCCAAACGCCTCTGATGGggcaggaaagggggtggggtggaaagagGCCTCCTTTGCTCtgacctagttttttggggggggggttgttggagcagatgactcttggggtcccctcccattattattatttttttaaagaaagaacggACCTCTTTGCATTACTGCCTTTTTCAAACCTGGCAACTACATACCTCTGCACCTGAAGCGCACACCTTCTCTTCGGCTGGGTCTTGCTCCAGGAACTGGGggctgccttcccccccccccaacaccccccTGAGCCCTCTTTTCCAGTGCCTCAAAAGCAAGATGCTGCTCAGACCtcccccccaacaccactttgtACCTTAGAATCTCAGCGTGGTACTAgatcccttttctgaactttttttgCTGTGTCCTGGGAGGGGCCTCTGGAGTAAAACTGGAATGGTGCCGCCTCCTTGATGACACTTCCtaagaagatttttttggggggacgacAATGAAgatggagggggagacacccctgAGACTCGCCCAGACTCCTTTTCTTGCCTGGCAGAGCCGTTTCTTTGTGGTTGGAGCAGAAGATCCAGCGGCCCCTGTTTGAAAAACATTCTGGATTCTGACAAAGGAGGGCTGCCCTTACAAGTattgcagggggggaaatgcatattTCCTCATTCGAACATGGCAGGATGAGGGCGCCACGCTCAGCAGAGAGCTCAAAGAGTCTTGTTTTCAAAACCAGCGCGCCAACTTCGCTCTAAAAAAGTCACGGGGCGTCGCAGACTTAAAAGGAGATGAACCTGAGTGTTTAAAAATCCCGAATGGAGTTGGGTGTCGCAGACTCTCCCGTCAAAATAGAGCTAAATGACTAATGTCTTGgcttaaaaggaggaggaggaatctgtTCAAGTGGAAATATGTGGatccttctcttcccccctcccctttctctctttttgtaaaagaaaagttGATTGCTATTTGAATCTCTTAAAATCTTTAATTGGTTCTGCTTTCTCTAGTAACTCTCAGTGAGAGTTCCCCAAGGGCCTGCGCCTGCTTAGCCCAGTGGAATTGTCTTGGCGAGCGAGAGCCACGGGGTTCGGATGCCGGAGCGGAGCCGCTTTCTGGCCTCGCAAAAGTGGTGGTGGGCGGCTTTCTGGACTGTGAAGATCCTTGTATATCTGAAGTGTCTTGACTCTGAGCCCATAGAGTCTACAATGGCTCCCGTTTCTGTTTAGTACagggatctggggggggggggcacgatCTGTGGCCGGCCAAATGTCGTTGGAGTCCATCTCCCCCCGTCACTATTGCCCCTGACAGCTGCCTGTCCAGCTCTCCAGTCTACATGGTGTGACCAGAAAGTTTGGTGAAGGGTCAGAAATCGGACAGTGAGAAATATTTGAacttacaggccttcaaagtagccCCCTCATGGTCCAAATTGTAGCTCAATGTTCTCTCAATTGTAGCTcaatgccagtcagtgtagaactgagcttgatggacccagGGATCTGCCATGGAGCTTCTTCCTGCCTTCCCCTGAGCCACAAATTTGGGAGCGTGCTGTTGCCACTTGGGTCCTCCTTTTGGGCTCTCCTGGAGAGAGGAGGCTGGGCTGGGTGGGCCTGATCCGGCGTGCTCTTCTTAGTTTCCTTGTGGAACCTCCATAGGCAGAGCCAGCTTCCCTTAGGACAGTGGAGAACAAGAGCAGAAGGCGGCAGCTGCGCTCTCATCGTGAGGACAGGGTGCTGGGTCTAATCCAGCAGTTTATGACTGTCCTCCCACAAGCAGTGCAGTCCTCCTTCTCTCTGGCCTGCGCACTGTGCTTTTTCCTGTGTCTGCCCACTTTAGTCCTGTGGGCTCTGGGTTTCCCAGAGAATTTCCAATCTGCCATCTGTCTCCCTTTTCCCAGTGCCCTAAATCGCCCCCTTCAACCTTGAGAGTGCCAGACATTCAGGAATCCCACCTCCCATCATCGCCAGTCAATCGATCAACCCGTCTCCTTTAGTGGAATATGCCTACGATTGTTCAGTAGAAAGGAAACCCTGGAGAAGTCGGTGTCATTTAATCTTGCTTTCAAGCATGGGGTTTAAATATTTCTGGTGGACTTTTGCAGTAAAACAAGACATGTGCAATGGGTTTTGATCTGTTTCATAGCATATTCCAGCTGGCAATTTCGCAGAGGGCATTTCTTGTAAGGGAAAAAGCTCTTGCTCCTGAAAGTCCCTCCATTTCATTCTGTTCCTCCATTTCTGGGCCGCTTTTCACTTGCGCAAGTCACAAAGTGACTTGCAAACAAGACTAGAACATCACGACGACAGCATAAATCACATAGAATTACCAATCGTCAGTAAAACAACTATTTTCTGTAAagcactattaacaaaacaacaataaaaattaaGCCAAACAGCAGCTACACCCTTCCTGTTCTGGCTGAGAGCtgaggatccaaaatgcagtgcTGGGAATGTCTCCCTTTTGCAAACCCTGGAGAACGGCTGCCCGTCAGTCAAAAGCGCTGAGCCTGACTTCTACAGACGCCTTCCTCTGTTTTTATGAAGTTGCTTCTGTTTTTCCATCTCAGGAATCCCACAAAAGCTCCACACTGCCCCCGCCTCACTTGTACATTGCTAGCTAGAATATGTAATTTATTTTATAATCTTACAGTTTTCACAAATAATTTgatttggggtggaggggggaagggagagggaggggcccACCACTGTTTCTCCGAAGAACCTTCACTTGGgtgctgatttgtttttaaagttgcattAAAAGTCATTTTTATTTAAGCCGTTACAGAATTAAATGCGTGTGTTTGTGTTATTATTTTCCCTTTTTCACCTTCTCCTGTCCTTGCAGACTCATAAAGTATCCCCGTTTGAACggaaataaaaaagcttctgatAATTCTTCAGTTCTCCAACCTGAAAAATGTGTCTACTGCTGGAAAAGCATGTGTGAAAacgcatatattggtgaaaagaaCATACCAgtgataataatacagtggaaccttggttcctgaacttaaTATGTTTCAGGGGTCTGTTTGACTCCTAaaatggttcgaaaaccaaggcagggCTTCTGCCTGCCTGCAGGAAGCCGCACTgggtgttcggcttccaaaaaaacgttcaaaaaccggaacaatcacgtccggtttttgatcgttcaggagccgatttgtttggctCCCAAGACATTCAGGAACCAGTGCATTTCTATTGTATTccagagggttggacttgatcgatcccttccaactctgattctatgatataaaaataaatagaggAAAATTGCTTGCGAAAACTCTGGAATGCATATGAAAATCAATGGGgaaacagccagatgggcagggtacaaatattattattaattattattattattattattattaagcccatTCAGAAAATTTGCCAGCCTTTTAGAGTGGATTTATCCTAAATCTCCATACGAAAACATGTATATTTGGGAGAAATCTGTGCTGAAGCACTGTTGCATTTGTGCTGGGATGTGGCGAGCGGAGCTGAAGAGTGGAGAAAGGAGAAGTTGAGAGGGACAGATACCCGATTCAGACATGTTTGCCCGCTGCTACGTAATATATGAGGATGGCAACACCATTCGTGGAGTGGAAGGGGACGAGAATCACGGGTGACTGGGAAGGAGGCCTTCCTCTGTGTTTGTCACATCCTCCTCAGCCTCTCCCCAAATATTGATGGTGCAGTGTGACCTTTGGGGAGGGGAAGGCCCACctaagccagccccccccccgcgcttcTGCAAACAGGGCCAGCAGGTGCATCCCTCGGGAACGATGCCAACCATTTCTGCGCATTTTTGCAGGACTTGTTCCCCACGCTCGGGGGcaaatgtattttctgttttccctTTTAAATTGAGGGTGCGCTGCATTTTGACGCCACCAGGTGGTGCTGCGTTACAGGGCATCCTCGCTTGGAGAGGGAACTTTGGCCCAGAGAAGCGAGCCTTCCCTCCTCCCGAGCAAGCCGTCCCCGGGTGGAGCCTCGGCGCGGAAAGCAGGAGGGGTCCAAAGTTGGGTCAAAGTAACCCAAGCCCCCGTCCCCCTCCCCGCTTTTGACAGGGGaggcagaagaaagaaaaacgcaaaaaatgtggtttttttggggggaaacacaattaaaatcaattcatttttaaaagacaaaaacaaaaatgccatgCAAAAAAGAGATTTGTTTCTAAAttcatttttcaaagaaaaacacCAGgcgcaaactttaaaaaaaagcagttaTCGACTTTTTAAGCCAAAATAATGTCTTTAGACGTTTAGATCCCCTGCCCAGCACTGGAATAAAATCAAACCGAAGATGGTTTAGTTAAAGATAcatacacaaaaaaacaaaatcagaacCTTAGAGAGGATGGGGCCGCCCAGATTATTCTTATATTATGATTCTACAAAAAAAGTCACCCTAGATCTGCTGAAGAGGAGGCGCGCTCGCTTGGCCCCCCTTTGCGCGCCTTTGCGCCCCTGCGCGCCTCCTCTCCCCTGTCGGCCCCGCCCTCGCCCTCCATTGGccccgccagccccgccccccccGCCGGGCAGCCGCGTCTCCGGTGCGCAAAGGTGCGCTCCTCTCTCTCCGCGATGGGCTCCGCGCAGCTCCGCTTCCAGGCCTTCCTGCAGCGGCCGGGCTTCGTGGGCGACCTGCTGGGCCGCCTGGAGGCGCAGACGGGCGTCAAGAGGGACTACCTGGCCGCAGGTGAGCCTGTGCGCCCCAGGGGGGGAAGCGGCGTGCGTAATAGAGGCGCAAGGCTCGCCAAGCCCTCTCCATCcctccggggaggagggaggactctgtccatgctcagaagcacccCTTTCCCCCTTGGAAAAAAGGGCCTGGGAGGGACCCCATCAGAAGGCAGGCTTCTTTAACTTGTtgtcttcttcttattattaaatttccattttatagtatttaaGTACATCCTTATCTCTTTGCTCATAGCAGCTAAtcgacttccctccctctccttcatgGTTTTCGTCATTCTTTCTGTATCATCGCATTTGTACCTCTTCCAATTTACGTTTCACTTATTATAATTgtcccatatttttaaaaagttttaaaaatttattaaCATTACAAGTCTGTTTAAATCAACCCTGCTAGTGTTAATTGTTTGCAATTGTCCTTCAAATATTGTTTAACTTCTTGTCTTTTAGTACATACGGTACTTAAtatccccccccttcctttttaaaatcccTGCCCTTGTTGTTAAAGTTCATTGCTTTCCAAACGTTGTTTGTCTCCTAGGTGAGTGgtcaggaaacccagccagatgggcggggtataaataataaattattattattaattcaattcaattcaaaatcctttattaggcatatcacacctcacattaacaaacaaacatcatatacagactgtataaaatacgggctcagcgaacacaatttatcccagtcctagaacctccaaacaagctcaaggtccattatt containing:
- the PGPEP1 gene encoding pyroglutamyl-peptidase 1 isoform X1, encoding MEKPRRLVVVTGFGPFGEHSVNASWIAVQELEKLGLGDDVDLHVCEIPVEYQAVERLIPALWKKHSPQVTGGARGPVGHGHHGDAGKVRPQHRLPRPGQLPLLPGLPVLHRGGPRVHRLRHRHGRRLQEGLHPGAGRRRDDIEGCRQVPLRLHLLHLAVPQPRPLGLRPRSPAGEALQRRAAGASPAGHHRGDAQRLETLRQQHQLPQRALRHEPRVPPAPSLLHFWKRNFSHSTLGAGGAGFPS
- the PGPEP1 gene encoding pyroglutamyl-peptidase 1 isoform X3: MEKPRRLVVVTGFGPFGEHSVNASWIAVQELEKLGLGDDVDLHVCEIPVEYQAVERLIPALWKKHSPQLVVHVGLSGMATTVTLEKCGHNIGYRGLDNCRFCPGSQCCIEGGPECIDSVIDMDAVCKRVSTLGLDVAVTISKDAGRYLCDFTYYTSLYHSHGRSAFVHVPPLGRPYSAEQLGRALQAIIAAMLSDLKHLDSNINCHNEH
- the PGPEP1 gene encoding pyroglutamyl-peptidase 1 isoform X2; amino-acid sequence: MEKPRRLVVVTGFGPFGEHSVNASWIAVQELEKLGLGDDVDLHVCEIPVEYQAVERLIPALWKKHSPQVTGGARGPVGHGHHGDAGKVRPQHRLPRPGQLPLLPGLPVLHRGGPRVHRLRHRHGRRLQEGLHPGAGRRRDDIEGCRQVGGAESPAGDRRKPPWLSGTSATSPTTPRCTTATAARPSSTFPRWGGPTAPSSWGEPCRPSSRRCSAT
- the PGPEP1 gene encoding pyroglutamyl-peptidase 1 isoform X4, encoding MATTVTLEKCGHNIGYRGLDNCRFCPGSQCCIEGGPECIDSVIDMDAVCKRVSTLGLDVAVTISKDAGRYLCDFTYYTSLYHSHGRSAFVHVPPLGRPYSAEQLGRALQAIIAAMLSDLKHLDSNINCHNEH